A single window of Shewanella sp. Choline-02u-19 DNA harbors:
- the glgX gene encoding glycogen debranching protein GlgX: MQTTVGRPYPLGATVDEHGVNFALFSAHATAVTLCVFDSAGENELARYPLTQKSQQVWHLHIECSDKALVYGYRVDGPYEPHSGHRFNANKLLLDPYAKQWLGQFIEHQSHYGYCADHALEDLSFDECDNAAYMPKCKVVDTSLLSAISPLRASATPITNDLNGHIIYELHVKGFTQLCGEIEESIRGSYLGLAEPNVLRYLTELGVTCVELLPVHSFISEAFLQDKQLTNYWGYNSLSFFVPQHQYQSDSPTAPTPIEQFRNMVSALHGAGIEVILDVVYNHTAEGNRLGPTLCFKGIDNLSYYGLLPSDKRFYINDTGCGNTLNISHPKVLQLVMDSLRYWVEIMGVDGFRFDLASCLGRESHGFDKGAGFFDAIAQDPVLNKVKLIAEPWDIGPGGYQLGGYPQGWSEWNDRYRDTVRRFWRGDFGMLPELARRLHGSSDLFEHADRGASSSINFITSHDGFSLHDLVSYCQRHNDPNGEQSRDGHQENHSHNYGEEGESNSAAVNALRQRQVRNMLTTLVLSQGVPMLLAGDEIGHSLNGNNNAYCQDNSTNWRDWSNTAEQRSLLHFVKRLIAIRKRFCGLYPQHFIHQNVSTDGGGLGWFCRQGEPMNKLQWGDAHTRSLSLVLCGEVAAEHSIAPEQQALLLMLNADDQSLVFNAPSIEGYSEWHCLLHTQTDDDITSSTVAMEGTAPFVHQVFSQPELGLTNTESKRDTSPSAFTQSYQLKERSVMLFYAQLKGATA, encoded by the coding sequence ATGCAAACCACAGTAGGGCGGCCTTACCCACTCGGTGCCACGGTAGATGAGCATGGCGTTAACTTTGCCCTGTTCTCAGCCCACGCCACAGCGGTAACCCTGTGTGTGTTTGATAGTGCAGGCGAGAATGAACTTGCACGTTATCCGTTGACGCAAAAAAGCCAGCAAGTGTGGCACCTGCATATTGAATGTTCGGACAAGGCGTTGGTTTATGGTTATCGAGTCGATGGTCCTTACGAACCCCATTCTGGTCACCGCTTTAATGCCAATAAATTACTGCTCGACCCATACGCCAAACAATGGCTGGGTCAATTTATTGAACATCAAAGTCACTATGGCTATTGCGCTGATCATGCCTTAGAAGATCTCTCTTTTGACGAGTGTGATAACGCGGCTTATATGCCTAAATGCAAAGTGGTTGATACCTCCTTGCTATCTGCTATCTCTCCTTTACGCGCGTCAGCAACGCCTATTACTAATGATCTCAACGGCCACATTATTTACGAGCTACATGTTAAGGGCTTTACCCAGCTTTGCGGTGAGATAGAGGAGTCAATTCGAGGCTCATATTTGGGGTTGGCGGAGCCTAATGTGCTGCGTTACTTAACGGAATTAGGGGTTACCTGTGTTGAGCTATTGCCGGTACACAGTTTTATAAGTGAAGCATTTCTACAAGATAAACAACTGACTAACTATTGGGGCTATAACAGCTTAAGTTTTTTTGTGCCTCAGCATCAATATCAAAGTGACTCTCCCACAGCCCCAACACCTATTGAACAGTTCAGAAACATGGTGAGTGCACTGCATGGCGCTGGTATCGAAGTGATTTTAGATGTGGTTTATAACCACACCGCCGAGGGCAACCGTCTTGGACCTACCTTGTGTTTTAAAGGTATCGATAATCTGAGTTATTACGGGCTCCTCCCGAGTGATAAACGGTTTTATATCAACGATACCGGCTGTGGTAATACGCTCAACATTAGTCACCCCAAAGTCTTGCAGTTGGTCATGGACTCGCTGCGTTACTGGGTCGAGATTATGGGTGTTGATGGTTTTAGGTTTGATTTAGCCAGTTGCCTAGGTCGAGAAAGCCATGGTTTTGATAAAGGCGCCGGATTTTTCGATGCGATAGCGCAAGATCCTGTACTGAATAAAGTCAAACTGATCGCCGAGCCTTGGGACATTGGGCCTGGAGGCTATCAGTTAGGGGGGTATCCGCAGGGCTGGAGTGAATGGAACGATCGTTATCGCGATACCGTGCGCCGCTTTTGGCGCGGTGACTTTGGCATGCTACCTGAATTGGCTCGCAGGCTACATGGTTCGAGCGACTTGTTTGAACATGCTGATAGAGGGGCAAGTTCGAGTATCAACTTTATTACCAGTCATGACGGTTTTAGTCTGCACGATCTGGTGAGTTACTGCCAAAGGCATAATGATCCTAATGGTGAACAAAGCCGCGACGGGCATCAAGAAAATCACAGCCATAATTATGGTGAAGAGGGAGAAAGTAACAGCGCTGCTGTTAACGCACTGCGCCAGCGCCAGGTGAGAAACATGCTCACCACATTAGTCTTGTCGCAGGGCGTGCCGATGCTGCTAGCGGGAGATGAAATAGGCCACAGTTTAAACGGTAACAACAATGCTTATTGCCAAGATAACTCGACCAATTGGCGTGACTGGTCAAATACTGCCGAGCAGCGCAGTTTACTGCATTTTGTAAAACGTCTGATTGCGATTAGAAAGCGTTTCTGTGGTTTATACCCTCAGCATTTTATTCACCAAAACGTATCGACAGACGGCGGTGGGCTAGGTTGGTTCTGTCGGCAAGGCGAACCGATGAATAAGCTGCAGTGGGGCGATGCTCACACGCGCAGCTTAAGCTTGGTACTTTGCGGTGAGGTTGCCGCTGAACATTCAATAGCGCCAGAGCAGCAGGCGTTACTGTTAATGCTTAATGCTGATGATCAAAGCTTGGTATTTAATGCCCCGAGTATTGAAGGTTACAGCGAGTGGCACTGCTTATTACACACCCAAACCGATGATGACATAACGTCGAGTACCGTCGCCATGGAGGGGACTGCTCCCTTTGTGCACCAGGTCTTTTCTCAGCCAGAGCTGGGCTTAACCAACACTGAATCAAAAAGAGACACTTCACCTTCAGCTTTCACTCAGAGCTATCAGCTCAAAGAGCGAAGTGTGATGTTGTTCTATGCCCAACTTAAAGGAGCAACCGCATGA